Proteins encoded in a region of the Vicia villosa cultivar HV-30 ecotype Madison, WI linkage group LG5, Vvil1.0, whole genome shotgun sequence genome:
- the LOC131606193 gene encoding uncharacterized protein LOC131606193 — protein MKSHDCHIFMEQLLPIAFGSLPKHVINPLTEISHFFRDICASTLRVDDIIKLDQNIPVILCKLEQIFPPGFFDSMEHLPVHLAYEAYLGGPVHYRWMYPFERFMGDSKRSVKNKARVEGSICAHYLHRETTHFCSHYFNNLVLTPRIIRNPVNVNERSQFTLSVFGLPGRPSGKKVVHWLTQQEMQSAHVHVLINCAEVKPYLEEFNNFYLQSTGVQSTSSVIHDQFPIWFKHRLSGIVTPTPEILHLRSLSEGPNRSANEWHTYFVNGYKFHTETWTEGKKTKNSGVFVKGVTDGGEDDFYGFVKHIYELEYNYLDSENKVVLFYCEWYDPTRGTKIDKTYGTVEIQMGRRYKQYDPFIMSHVVRQVYYVPYPSFVPRKRGCCVVIKTKPLAHIESGDLVEDLPFQVDEVGPINEVIAVEQITSLSDTTVEGYEVEASILLVEDNIDGEHDENVTSDDENDMDEEHDDNDNDMDEEHDDNDNDMDEEHDDNDNDNDVY, from the exons atgaaaagtcatgattgccacatttttatggaacaattgctaccaattgcgTTTGGCTCTCTACCCAAACATGTGATTAACCCACTAACAGAAATTAGTCATTtctttagagatatttgtgcttcAACTTTAAGAGTGGACGACATCATTAAGTTGGACCAAAATATTCCAGTCATTCTCTGTAAGTTGGAACAAATATTTCCGCCTGGtttttttgactccatggaacatctacctgtgcatcttgcatatgaagcttatcttggaggacctgttcattataggtggatgtatccctttgaaaggtttatgggtgattctaagCGGTCAGTGAAAAATAAAGCTAGGGTTGAAGGGTCaatatgtgcacattacttgcatcgggagacaacacatttttgcagtcattatttcaaCAACTTGGTGTTAACTCCAAGAATCATAAGGAATCCGGTAAATGTTAATGAGAGAAGTCAATTCACATTATCAGTCTTCGGGCTTCCAGGCCGTCCATCTGGAAAGAAGGTTGTTcattggttgacccaacaagaaatgcaatctgcacatgttcatgtcttgatcaactgcgctgaagttaaaccatatcttga gGAATTCAACAACTTCTATTTGCAAAGTAccggtgtacaatcaacatcCAGTGTCATTCATGATCAATTTCCAATATGGTTCAAACATAGATTGTCAGGCATTGTTACACCGactccagaaatactccatttgagaagtTTATCTGAAGGCCCTAATCGAAGCGCAAACGAATGGCACACGTATTTCGTGAACggatataaatttcacactgagacttggactgaagggaaaaaaacaaaaaacagtggtgtatttgtaaaaggagttactGATGGGGGTGAAGATGACTTCTATGGCTTtgttaaacatatctacgagttggaatacaattacttggactccgaaaataaagttgtcttattttattgtgaatggtatgatccaactagaggAACAAAAATAGACAAGacatatggtactgttgagattcaaatgggccgaaggtacaaacagtatgaccctttcataatgtcacatgttgttaggcaagtttattatgttccttatccttcatttgtgccacgtaaACGAGGCTGTTGTGTTGTAATTAAAACAAAACCATTGGCCCATATTGAAAGTGGCGATCTAGTGGAAGATCTTCCTTTCCAAGTTGATGAAGTTGGACCAATTAATGAGGTGATTGCAGTTGAACAaattacaagtttgtctgatacaacaGTTGAGGGGTATGAAGTTGAGGcgtctatattgttggttgaagatAATATCGACGGAGAGCATGATGAGAATGTCACATCAGATGACGAGAATGATATGGATGAagagcatgatgataatgataatgatatggatgaagagcatgatgataatgataatgatatggatgaagagcatgatgataatgataatgataatgatgtatATTAA
- the LOC131604105 gene encoding uncharacterized protein LOC131604105, with protein sequence MRASEKGGHVNAGGSISTYEHMRRMEKRLGRKPLMVELVKETRTKKSGEYVDERTRLALEDYQERLVQFLVTNPQFTPSEGQPLHPDVDFYIWNEVIGGKGRNGCFFGGGSMAGCLRSGDRNLFERVRDGEGTSRPAQLSPQMMETIRQLAISEARRESEQREMALKAQLEEQQRQIEAMTKRQAEMEGQQSLIERMAKRQAEMEEQMRLFMQFQGNGNQMFGGNVGVGGASTNQQDNDEDLNLDDFPDPEDT encoded by the exons atgagggcatctgaaaaaggTGGGCACGTTAATGCTGGTGGAAGTATAAGCACCTACGAACATATGCGACGCATG gaAAAGAGGTTGGGGAGAAAACCACTCATGGTTGAGTTAGTTAAGGAGACTCGGACGAAAAAGTCGGGAGAGTATGTTGATGAGCGTACACGGCTAGCTTTG gaggattatcaaGAAAGGCTTGTACAGTTTTTGGTCACTAATCCGCAATTTACTCCTAGCGAAGGACAACCGCTTCATCCAgatgttgatttttatatttggaatgaAGTCATTGGCGGAAAAGGTCGTAATGgatgtttttttggtggtggaagtATGGCGGGATGCTTGAGAAGTGGTGATAGAAATTTATTTGAAAGAGTAAGAGATGGGGAAGGAACGTCACGCCCAGCACAATTGTCCCCACAAATGATGGAAACAATAAGACAATTGGCGATAAGTGAGGCGAGACGCGAGTCAGAGCAACGTGAGAtggcgttaaaagcccaattaGAGGAGCAACAACGGCAAATAGAGGCAATGACGAAGAGGCAAGCGGAGATGGAGGGGCAACAAAGCCTAATAGAGAGAATGGCCAAGAGGCAAGCGGAGATGGAGGAGCAAATGCGGCTATTTATGCAATTCCAGGGAAACGGTAATCAAATGTTTGGTGGAAACGTTGGAGTTGGTGGTGCCTCGACAAATCAACAAGATAATGATGAAGATTTAAACCTTGATGATTTTCCCGATCCAGAAGATACTTAA